One Salipiger sp. H15 DNA window includes the following coding sequences:
- a CDS encoding DUF6505 family protein, which yields MKLARAIHFDESDTRVFASPARTGEWCISGGFEFSNWTEGDLTGKARQAFANGWLGLETFGRVTFVAVTNAEPAELQALTDLLAEHFVTYYGAPSVEAARPVAAEELAQMVELCEDHAPNTLLTVARELTEAGVRESYRVIEASDAGLEQFAIHGSLDDPHDHHGH from the coding sequence ATGAAGCTCGCCCGCGCCATCCATTTCGACGAGAGCGACACCCGCGTCTTCGCCTCGCCCGCGCGCACCGGCGAATGGTGCATCTCGGGCGGGTTCGAGTTCTCCAACTGGACCGAGGGCGACCTGACCGGCAAGGCGCGTCAGGCCTTCGCCAACGGCTGGCTGGGGCTCGAGACCTTCGGCCGGGTGACCTTCGTCGCGGTGACCAATGCCGAACCCGCCGAGCTGCAGGCGCTGACCGACCTGCTGGCCGAGCATTTCGTCACCTACTACGGCGCGCCCTCGGTCGAGGCGGCGCGGCCGGTCGCGGCGGAGGAACTGGCGCAGATGGTCGAGCTCTGCGAGGACCACGCGCCCAACACGCTGCTCACCGTCGCGCGCGAGTTGACCGAGGCCGGCGTGCGCGAGAGCTACCGGGTGATCGAGGCCAGCGACGCCGGGCTCGAGCAGTTCGCCATCCACGGCTCGCTCGACGATCCGCACGATCACCACGGCCACTGA
- a CDS encoding DUF4444 domain-containing protein, translated as MSAAEQLAFPPLLWGEEVTTDAFDHACQRALLGCDAGLVAYRISAGVLEGALVFAPEVPLGQAMAMLPLCGVGFQNALGVMAPPEVAVHLGWDGGIRVNGAACGRFRCMAASDDPAEVPDWLVIGFTLPLIPASDRPGDTPDQTSLFAEGCAEVSPPALLEAWARHTLSWVNRWEDEGGRSLHAEWRALAQDIGEEVTQGGLSGTFLGVDEDFGMLLRHGETTHLIPLTTLLEPAP; from the coding sequence ATGAGCGCCGCCGAGCAGCTTGCCTTCCCGCCCCTGCTCTGGGGCGAGGAGGTGACGACCGATGCCTTCGACCATGCCTGCCAGCGCGCCCTTCTGGGCTGCGATGCCGGGCTCGTGGCCTACCGCATCAGCGCGGGCGTGCTCGAGGGGGCGCTGGTCTTCGCCCCCGAGGTGCCGCTCGGGCAAGCCATGGCGATGCTGCCGCTCTGCGGCGTCGGCTTCCAGAACGCGCTTGGCGTCATGGCCCCGCCCGAGGTCGCGGTGCACCTTGGCTGGGACGGCGGCATCCGGGTGAACGGCGCCGCCTGCGGGCGCTTCCGCTGCATGGCCGCCTCCGACGATCCGGCCGAGGTGCCGGACTGGCTGGTCATCGGCTTCACCCTGCCGCTCATCCCCGCCAGCGACCGCCCCGGCGACACGCCCGACCAGACCTCGCTCTTTGCCGAGGGCTGCGCCGAGGTCTCGCCGCCTGCGCTGCTCGAGGCCTGGGCCCGGCACACGCTGAGCTGGGTCAACCGCTGGGAGGACGAGGGCGGCCGCTCGCTGCACGCCGAGTGGCGCGCGCTGGCGCAGGACATCGGCGAGGAGGTCACGCAGGGCGGCCTGTCGGGCACCTTCCTCGGCGTCGACGAGGACTTCGGCATGCTGCTCCGCCACGGCGAGACCACCCACCTCATACCGCTCACCACGCTGCTGGAGCCCGCACCATGA
- a CDS encoding cache domain-containing protein, translating into MTTVRLRLLILALAPLVVLMPLLLLLGMTRWTGDYDKVLAANVQSDLRIAEQYLSQLMARTGEELSGVAGSVDFAGSFADGEPDRQFLLRKRSELRLDFLYYLPAAEVPPAAADWPVIAAAGQGRAETAIDIFPPEALAALPRNLAARARIDLIKTHAAVPTDRRVEDRGMVVHAASPVRLPGHEGVLVGGILLNSNLGFIDAINTLVYLNPVTGGERQGTATLFLDDVRISTNVRLFEDVRALGTRVSASVRHAVLDEGRTWLDRAFVVNDWYISGYLPLSDSFGRRVGMLYVGFLEAPFAEAKRAAYLWMMAAFAAVLLLSVPVFLWMAKGIFAPLERMTQTMRRVGRGNLAARIGPVGTRDEIGQVAAHLDGLLDQVQDRDLKLRAWAEELEDRVDQRTAELREANAKLEETYRQLVMSEKLASIGEITAGVAHEINNPMAVIQGNVEVIRMELGEEAARVETELGLIDRQITRMEAIVGKLLKFARPSEFSDCAETVDLAPVVEDSLLLVEHALGKGAIEVETALPAQPQVAIDAGEMQQVVINLILNAAQAMGETGRLSLALGREERDGRAGVALTVTDSGPGIAPENLPALFDPFFTTRLGEGTGLGLSISQSIVQRAGGLITAANAEGGGAVFTVWLPAAA; encoded by the coding sequence ATGACCACCGTCCGCCTGCGCCTGCTGATCCTTGCGCTTGCGCCGCTTGTCGTGCTGATGCCGCTGCTGCTGCTGCTCGGCATGACCCGCTGGACCGGGGATTACGACAAGGTGCTGGCAGCCAACGTGCAGAGCGACCTGCGCATCGCCGAGCAATACCTGTCGCAGCTCATGGCCCGCACCGGCGAGGAGCTGTCCGGCGTGGCGGGCTCGGTGGACTTTGCCGGATCCTTCGCCGATGGCGAGCCCGACCGGCAGTTCCTGCTCAGGAAGCGGTCCGAGCTGCGGCTCGACTTCCTCTACTACCTGCCGGCCGCCGAGGTGCCGCCCGCTGCCGCCGACTGGCCGGTGATCGCCGCCGCGGGGCAGGGGCGCGCCGAGACGGCGATCGACATCTTCCCGCCCGAGGCGCTGGCGGCGCTGCCGCGCAACCTTGCCGCCCGGGCGCGGATCGACCTCATCAAGACCCATGCCGCCGTCCCGACCGACCGCCGGGTCGAGGACCGCGGCATGGTGGTGCATGCCGCGAGCCCGGTGCGCCTGCCCGGCCACGAGGGCGTGCTGGTCGGGGGCATCCTGCTCAACAGCAACCTCGGCTTCATCGACGCGATCAACACGCTGGTCTACCTCAACCCGGTCACCGGCGGCGAGCGGCAGGGCACGGCGACGCTGTTCCTCGACGACGTGCGGATCTCGACCAACGTGCGGCTCTTCGAGGACGTGCGGGCGCTCGGCACCCGCGTCTCGGCCTCGGTCCGCCACGCTGTGCTCGACGAGGGGCGGACATGGCTCGACCGCGCCTTCGTGGTCAACGACTGGTACATCTCGGGCTACCTGCCGCTCAGCGACAGTTTCGGCAGGCGCGTGGGGATGCTCTACGTGGGGTTCCTCGAGGCCCCCTTTGCCGAGGCCAAGCGCGCCGCCTACCTGTGGATGATGGCCGCCTTCGCCGCGGTGCTGCTGCTCTCGGTGCCGGTGTTCCTGTGGATGGCCAAGGGCATCTTCGCGCCGCTCGAGCGGATGACCCAGACCATGCGTCGGGTCGGGCGGGGCAACCTCGCGGCGCGGATCGGCCCGGTCGGCACCCGCGACGAGATCGGCCAGGTGGCGGCGCATCTCGACGGGCTGCTCGACCAGGTGCAGGACCGCGACCTGAAGCTGCGCGCGTGGGCCGAGGAACTGGAGGACCGGGTGGACCAGCGCACCGCCGAGCTGCGCGAGGCCAATGCCAAGCTCGAGGAGACCTACCGCCAGCTGGTGATGAGCGAGAAGCTCGCCTCGATCGGCGAGATCACCGCCGGCGTCGCGCACGAGATCAACAACCCGATGGCGGTGATCCAGGGCAATGTCGAGGTGATCCGCATGGAGCTGGGCGAGGAGGCGGCGCGGGTCGAGACCGAGCTCGGGCTCATCGACCGGCAGATCACGCGGATGGAGGCGATCGTCGGCAAGCTGCTGAAATTCGCCCGACCCTCGGAGTTCTCGGACTGCGCCGAGACGGTCGATCTTGCGCCGGTGGTCGAGGATTCGCTGCTGCTGGTCGAGCACGCCCTCGGCAAGGGCGCCATCGAGGTCGAGACCGCGCTGCCCGCGCAGCCGCAGGTCGCCATCGACGCGGGCGAGATGCAGCAGGTGGTGATCAACCTCATCCTCAACGCCGCGCAGGCCATGGGCGAGACGGGGCGCCTGTCGCTGGCCCTCGGCCGCGAGGAGCGGGACGGCCGGGCGGGCGTCGCGCTCACGGTGACCGACAGCGGGCCGGGGATCGCGCCCGAGAACCTGCCGGCGCTCTTCGATCCCTTCTTCACCACCCGCCTCGGCGAGGGCACGGGGCTCGGCCTGTCGATCTCGCAGAGCATCGTGCAGCGCGCCGGGGGGCTGATCACCGCCGCCAATGCCGAGGGCGGTGGCGCGGTCTTCACCGTCTGGCTGCCCGCGGCGGCGTGA